From a single Couchioplanes caeruleus genomic region:
- a CDS encoding IS110 family transposase has translation MHARSIVACGLDAVTGHVTRQRLAPAPAAVLDWLRRLPGPVAVAYEAGPTGFGLARHLCAAGVRCVVAAPSKLQRPAGDRVKTDARDALHLARLLRMDQIVEVRVPGVVQEAARDLVRAREDVRGDLMRCRHRVSKLLLRHGVVYSGGQAWTGAHQVWLRQQHFDQPGLQLAFEAELEAMLLTVDRRDRLDKAITDMALGGAYAPVVHRLGCLRGVSTLTAFGLAVEIGDWHRFTGATIGAYLGLVPTESSSGAQRQQGSITKTGNTHARRLLVEAAWHHRRTYRSPSAIMRSRWQLATPAARARGHAGNHRLHQRWQALQQRQKKPVIANVAVARELAGWCWSLAVLDD, from the coding sequence GTGCACGCGCGCTCGATCGTGGCGTGCGGGTTGGACGCGGTGACGGGTCATGTGACGCGGCAGCGGTTGGCGCCGGCCCCGGCGGCGGTGCTGGACTGGTTGAGGCGGTTACCGGGGCCGGTTGCGGTGGCGTATGAGGCGGGTCCGACGGGGTTCGGGTTGGCACGGCATCTGTGTGCTGCGGGTGTGCGCTGTGTGGTGGCGGCGCCGTCGAAGTTGCAGCGTCCGGCCGGGGATCGGGTCAAGACCGACGCGCGGGATGCGTTGCATTTGGCCCGGCTGTTGCGGATGGATCAGATCGTCGAGGTGCGGGTTCCGGGCGTGGTGCAGGAAGCCGCCCGAGACCTGGTGCGCGCTCGCGAGGACGTGCGGGGTGATCTGATGCGTTGCCGGCATCGGGTGTCGAAGCTGTTGCTGCGCCATGGCGTCGTCTATTCGGGTGGGCAGGCCTGGACCGGCGCCCATCAGGTCTGGCTGCGGCAGCAACACTTTGATCAGCCGGGTCTGCAGCTGGCCTTCGAGGCCGAGCTCGAGGCGATGCTGTTGACCGTGGATCGGCGTGACCGGCTCGACAAGGCGATCACCGACATGGCTCTGGGCGGTGCGTATGCGCCGGTGGTGCACCGGCTGGGCTGTCTGCGGGGGGTGTCGACACTGACCGCTTTCGGCCTGGCGGTGGAGATCGGTGACTGGCATCGGTTCACCGGGGCGACCATCGGCGCCTATCTGGGTCTGGTGCCCACGGAGTCATCCTCGGGCGCCCAGCGTCAGCAAGGCTCGATCACCAAGACCGGCAATACCCATGCCCGCCGGTTGCTGGTCGAGGCGGCCTGGCATCACCGGCGCACCTATCGCAGCCCGAGTGCGATCATGCGTTCGCGCTGGCAACTGGCCACGCCCGCGGCCCGGGCCCGGGGTCATGCCGGTAACCATCGGCTGCACCAGCGCTGGCAGGCGCTGCAGCAGCGTCAGAAGAAGCCCGTGATCGCCAACGTCGCGGTCGCCCGCGAGTTGGCCGGCTGGTGCTGGTCGCTGGCGGTCCTTGACGACTGA
- a CDS encoding rod shape-determining protein, translating into MLSQLIRRFSEPIPPGGVVAACRPVLAGDHDQSAMGRVVEAVLAPSRLVFIDTVRAAAIGSGAAAGSLLVTDVGAQLTEVALLHHGRVVASRRADIGTRDLARGATVDLLSDVVQHHLDNLRTRTAHTQLAPALTRGLLLVGDGAAHPGLSAALSAALRLPVHRAASPRTAVLNGAGLAAMSLLRHPART; encoded by the coding sequence TTGCTGTCCCAGCTGATCCGCCGCTTCAGTGAACCGATACCGCCCGGCGGTGTCGTCGCGGCCTGCCGCCCGGTATTGGCCGGCGACCATGACCAGAGCGCCATGGGCCGCGTCGTCGAGGCCGTCCTTGCACCCTCGCGACTGGTGTTCATCGACACCGTCCGCGCCGCCGCGATCGGTTCGGGAGCAGCCGCCGGCAGCCTGCTGGTCACCGACGTCGGAGCTCAGCTGACCGAAGTCGCCCTGTTGCATCACGGGCGCGTCGTCGCGTCCCGTCGCGCCGACATCGGCACTCGCGACCTTGCCCGCGGCGCCACCGTCGATCTGCTGAGCGACGTCGTCCAACACCACCTCGACAACCTGCGGACAAGAACAGCGCACACGCAGCTGGCCCCCGCCCTCACCCGCGGACTGCTGCTCGTAGGGGACGGCGCCGCCCATCCCGGCCTGTCCGCCGCACTGTCCGCGGCGCTACGCCTGCCAGTGCACCGCGCCGCGTCTCCCCGTACCGCGGTGCTCAACGGCGCCGGCCTGGCCGCCATGTCGTTACTGCGCCACCCCGCCCGGACCTGA
- a CDS encoding TraR/DksA family transcriptional regulator → MTITQHPTETAAVTGEPLELLRAMLEEQFVVQTNRLTELTIYGRLPGHGGYDPHMLDLLAAAARRSIADTAQALRRMSEGTYGHCANCRRPIPLGRLRSVPQATHCTRCDQPGRGPT, encoded by the coding sequence ATGACGATCACCCAGCACCCGACCGAAACCGCGGCGGTGACCGGCGAACCCCTGGAACTATTGCGCGCCATGCTTGAGGAGCAGTTCGTGGTGCAGACGAACCGGCTTACCGAACTGACCATATACGGCCGGCTACCCGGTCACGGCGGCTACGACCCGCACATGCTCGATCTGCTCGCCGCTGCCGCACGTCGCAGCATCGCCGACACGGCGCAAGCGCTGCGGCGCATGTCCGAAGGCACCTATGGACACTGCGCGAACTGCCGACGACCCATCCCACTCGGCCGCCTGCGATCAGTGCCGCAGGCAACGCATTGCACCAGGTGCGACCAGCCCGGTCGCGGGCCGACATGA
- a CDS encoding STAS domain-containing protein, with product MTEDRYRCTRQPPTSGGETVYFRLERPHPAGDRQTMHLTGDVDLAVADRLRFALTTTLTSAHPSELIVDLSAVTFLDCAGVTALLDGRRAAAENAKRYEVVNAAGCVHRVLRLTGALPHLTYAPAVIDRRLRTSTEQLSLSR from the coding sequence ATGACCGAAGATCGGTATCGCTGCACACGCCAGCCGCCTACCTCGGGAGGTGAAACAGTGTACTTCCGCCTCGAGCGCCCGCACCCCGCCGGCGACCGGCAGACCATGCACCTCACCGGAGACGTCGATCTCGCCGTGGCCGACAGGCTTCGCTTCGCCCTGACGACGACACTGACCAGCGCTCACCCCAGCGAACTGATCGTGGACCTGTCAGCGGTCACCTTTCTGGACTGCGCCGGCGTCACCGCACTGCTCGACGGCCGCCGAGCGGCGGCCGAGAACGCCAAACGGTACGAGGTCGTCAACGCCGCCGGATGCGTGCACCGCGTTCTGCGGCTGACCGGTGCCCTGCCACACCTGACCTACGCGCCGGCGGTGATCGACCGACGGCTGCGGACATCCACCGAGCAGCTGAGCCTCTCGCGTTGA
- a CDS encoding Dps family protein: MSPSTHQPSAPAYTVPGLKPDTAAEVIVVLQDRLNALNDLALTLKHVHWNVVGPHFIAVHTMLDPQVDAVRAMIDDVAERIAALGGSPVGTPGALLAQRDWDDYKIGRADTNAHLGALDLSTPVSSRRTGPRSKRPRRPTPSPRTC, encoded by the coding sequence TTGTCGCCGAGCACTCACCAGCCGAGCGCTCCCGCCTACACCGTGCCCGGACTCAAGCCGGACACCGCCGCCGAGGTGATCGTTGTGCTGCAGGACCGGCTCAACGCCCTCAACGACCTCGCGCTCACCCTCAAACACGTCCACTGGAACGTCGTCGGCCCTCACTTCATCGCGGTCCACACCATGCTCGACCCGCAGGTCGACGCCGTACGAGCCATGATCGACGACGTCGCCGAGCGCATCGCCGCCCTCGGCGGATCACCCGTGGGCACGCCCGGTGCACTGCTCGCACAGCGCGACTGGGACGACTACAAGATCGGCCGGGCGGACACCAACGCCCACCTCGGCGCCCTGGACCTCTCTACGCCAGTGTCATCGAGGCGCACCGGGCCGCGATCGAAGAGACCGAGAAGGCCGACCCCGTCACCCAGGACATGCTGA
- a CDS encoding TetR/AcrR family transcriptional regulator, with the protein MPKIEAGSVREHRSQRLAQLIDAAEAILNENGMQGLTAGAVAARAGIARNSIYRYFDSIEDLLELVVTREFPAWVAAVERAIAAETSPEEQATAYVRANLEQAAHGTHGWRATLSRGSLSPSARERVRNLHTSLHEALARIVRELGQPQPELTVAVLQAVVDACVRRIDQGDDLATVSDFAAEVTRRLLDHDRR; encoded by the coding sequence ATGCCCAAGATTGAAGCCGGCAGTGTCCGTGAGCACCGGAGTCAGCGGCTGGCTCAGCTGATCGACGCGGCCGAAGCCATCCTGAACGAGAACGGTATGCAAGGCCTCACCGCCGGCGCGGTCGCCGCGCGGGCCGGCATCGCCCGCAACAGCATCTACCGCTACTTCGACTCCATCGAAGACCTGCTCGAACTCGTCGTGACCCGTGAGTTTCCCGCCTGGGTCGCCGCCGTGGAACGGGCCATCGCGGCCGAAACCTCACCCGAGGAGCAGGCCACCGCCTACGTCAGGGCCAACCTTGAGCAGGCCGCTCACGGCACCCATGGCTGGCGAGCCACGCTCTCGCGTGGCTCACTCTCCCCGTCGGCGCGGGAACGCGTGAGGAACCTGCACACCTCGCTGCACGAGGCGCTGGCCCGCATTGTGCGCGAACTGGGGCAGCCGCAGCCAGAGCTGACTGTCGCCGTGCTCCAAGCCGTTGTCGATGCATGCGTCCGCAGAATCGACCAGGGCGACGACCTGGCGACCGTGTCCGACTTCGCAGCGGAAGTTACCCGCCGACTGCTCGATCACGACCGCCGCTGA
- a CDS encoding MMPL family transporter: MVVAFWVLIAGLLAGVAPALESVEDNASANLPPSASDSMKARDLIRAQLPGQDATPAIIVVRGKGADAAASTGQAVARITSALSESGRPEQVAGVISAVTAPDATAELVSRDRSAQLVIVPMTGIPSDESFQNAVDQVRVLASDRAGPAEVAVTGPAGIATDTVKVFSGGDKVLLLATIVLVLVILLTIYRSPLMALVPLIAVGVAMRVSETVGALLADAGVITVSSQTASIMTVLLFGVGTDYALIITARYREALLDEPDRPAAMQTAVHRSAESVLASASTIVLAMFALLVATSPALRGFGPYLALGVAVMALVAFTLIPALVLLLGRSVFWPAGVAKAAERSRGAGVWHRIAELVARAPVRVTATVVALLVVMSAGLLGYQESFNTLSGFRTATESARGQHLIQQEFGPGEIAPSTVIVRSRDDLRSDPATADIAAALAGAGHVSRVGAQPRYGTDGRTVFYDVVLDLDPYSSEALDAIAALKRATRAAAEAAGVQDATVLIGGQTAQNADIRSALDRDTTLIVLLVLAIVAAVLVLLLRSLLAPLYLVATLVLSFLATLGVTTFFTLTVLGDEGIGNRVTAYIFVFLVALGVDYNIFIMSRFKQELRTLPPAKAISAALTRTGGVVSSAGLILAATFAVLMTQPIRELFQFGFAMAFGILLDTFLVRPLLVPAIVHLLGDRALWPARPENPTEPSTPVLDPSLTQPGTTGMPTGRLLRAFTWIAVIEACTWAGLLTGMYFKYIPKTTEIGVRIFGTLHGAAFIAYVLLTVMVAIRLKWRLGRTTLFALLAAIPPFMTVAFELWARRTGRLPRPATDLPAQLAP; encoded by the coding sequence GTGGTGGTGGCGTTCTGGGTATTGATCGCGGGTCTGCTGGCCGGGGTCGCCCCGGCTCTGGAATCCGTCGAGGACAACGCGTCCGCCAACCTCCCCCCTTCCGCTTCGGATTCCATGAAGGCCCGCGATCTCATCCGCGCGCAGCTTCCGGGCCAGGACGCGACGCCGGCGATCATCGTGGTGCGCGGGAAGGGCGCCGACGCCGCGGCCAGCACCGGTCAGGCCGTCGCCCGTATCACCTCGGCCCTCTCGGAATCCGGCCGTCCCGAGCAGGTCGCGGGCGTAATTTCTGCGGTGACCGCTCCCGACGCCACGGCTGAGTTGGTTTCACGGGACCGCAGCGCCCAGCTGGTCATCGTGCCCATGACCGGAATCCCTTCGGACGAGTCATTCCAGAACGCTGTCGACCAGGTGCGCGTTCTCGCGTCCGACCGGGCCGGGCCCGCCGAGGTCGCCGTGACCGGCCCTGCCGGGATCGCCACCGACACCGTGAAGGTTTTCAGCGGCGGTGACAAGGTCCTGCTCCTGGCCACCATTGTGCTCGTCCTGGTCATTCTGCTGACCATCTACCGCTCGCCTTTGATGGCGCTGGTACCGCTGATCGCCGTCGGTGTGGCGATGCGCGTGTCGGAGACGGTTGGAGCGCTGCTCGCGGACGCCGGAGTCATCACGGTCAGCTCCCAGACCGCCTCGATCATGACGGTGCTGTTGTTCGGGGTGGGCACGGACTACGCGTTGATCATCACCGCACGCTACCGGGAGGCCCTCCTCGACGAGCCGGACCGTCCGGCTGCGATGCAGACCGCGGTGCACCGCAGCGCCGAGTCAGTCCTCGCCAGCGCCTCCACCATCGTGCTGGCCATGTTCGCTCTGCTCGTGGCCACCTCGCCCGCGCTGCGCGGTTTCGGACCGTACCTTGCCCTCGGCGTGGCCGTCATGGCGCTGGTGGCATTCACCCTCATCCCCGCCCTGGTCCTGCTACTGGGGCGGAGCGTCTTCTGGCCGGCAGGTGTAGCCAAGGCCGCCGAACGTAGCCGCGGCGCAGGCGTCTGGCACCGCATCGCCGAGCTGGTCGCCCGAGCACCGGTCCGGGTCACCGCGACCGTGGTCGCGCTGCTCGTGGTGATGAGCGCGGGACTGCTGGGCTACCAGGAGAGCTTCAACACTCTCAGCGGCTTCCGGACCGCCACCGAGTCCGCACGTGGGCAGCACCTCATCCAGCAGGAGTTCGGGCCCGGCGAAATCGCCCCCAGCACCGTGATCGTCCGTTCCCGGGACGACCTGCGCTCCGATCCGGCAACCGCTGACATAGCCGCCGCGCTCGCCGGCGCCGGCCATGTGAGCAGGGTCGGTGCGCAGCCCCGCTATGGCACCGACGGCAGAACGGTCTTCTACGACGTCGTCCTGGACCTCGACCCGTACAGCTCAGAGGCGCTCGACGCGATCGCTGCGCTCAAGCGGGCCACGCGCGCCGCAGCCGAGGCAGCCGGAGTGCAGGACGCCACCGTGCTCATCGGTGGGCAGACGGCGCAGAACGCGGACATCCGCTCCGCTCTCGACCGCGACACGACATTGATCGTGCTCCTCGTCCTGGCCATCGTCGCCGCGGTCCTCGTCCTGCTGCTGCGTTCGCTGCTCGCGCCGCTCTACCTGGTAGCGACCCTCGTCCTGTCATTCCTGGCGACCTTGGGCGTCACCACGTTCTTCACCCTGACCGTCCTCGGCGACGAAGGCATCGGCAACCGTGTCACCGCATACATCTTCGTCTTCCTCGTCGCGCTCGGCGTCGACTACAACATCTTCATCATGAGCCGGTTCAAGCAGGAACTGCGCACACTGCCCCCGGCCAAGGCCATCAGCGCCGCCCTTACCCGCACCGGCGGCGTTGTCTCCTCCGCAGGTCTGATCCTCGCGGCGACCTTCGCTGTCCTGATGACCCAGCCGATCCGCGAACTGTTCCAGTTCGGCTTCGCCATGGCCTTCGGCATCCTGCTGGACACCTTCCTCGTCCGGCCACTCCTGGTTCCTGCCATCGTTCATCTTCTCGGCGACCGCGCCCTCTGGCCCGCACGCCCGGAAAACCCCACCGAGCCTTCGACACCGGTCCTCGACCCCTCTCTCACCCAGCCCGGCACCACCGGTATGCCGACTGGGCGCCTGCTGAGAGCTTTCACCTGGATTGCGGTCATCGAAGCGTGCACATGGGCCGGCCTGCTGACGGGGATGTATTTCAAGTACATTCCCAAAACCACTGAAATCGGCGTACGGATCTTCGGAACACTCCACGGCGCCGCCTTCATCGCGTACGTACTGCTGACAGTCATGGTGGCGATCCGGCTGAAGTGGCGGCTCGGCCGCACGACCCTCTTCGCCCTGCTGGCAGCCATACCACCGTTCATGACCGTGGCATTCGAGCTGTGGGCGCGCCGCACCGGCCGGCTCCCCCGCCCGGCCACAGACCTGCCTGCGCAGCTCGCCCCATAG
- the ccsB gene encoding c-type cytochrome biogenesis protein CcsB gives MADVSDQLMAVTVLAYLAAMVCYAAEYAFGNRSHIGRAATRELVGAGDRPVGASPVEAAPKPQDRSRTLGLVAVGLNALAVLLHLGTLATRGVAADRMPWGNMYEFTLSVTFVGSVAWLAVLGRRSGIRHLGLFVTLSLVVLLGANGLIAYTPVGPLVPALNSYWFVIHIATIILASGTFLLGAVPATLFLIKAGYDQGKRRFPYTLGAWVPAAATLERLTFRLHAFAFPLFTFGALIAGPLWAEASWGRYWGWDPKEVWAFISWIVYAGYLHARATPSVKRTTATWIALIGFATMLMSLFGVNLYFAGLHSYANAG, from the coding sequence ATGGCGGACGTATCGGACCAGCTGATGGCGGTCACCGTGCTGGCCTACCTGGCGGCAATGGTCTGCTACGCCGCGGAGTACGCGTTCGGCAACCGCAGCCACATCGGCCGCGCGGCGACGCGGGAACTGGTGGGCGCGGGCGACCGGCCGGTGGGCGCCTCGCCGGTCGAGGCGGCGCCGAAGCCCCAAGACCGCAGCCGGACGCTTGGCCTGGTCGCCGTCGGCTTGAACGCGCTCGCCGTCCTGCTGCACCTGGGCACTCTGGCCACTCGCGGCGTCGCCGCCGACCGGATGCCCTGGGGCAACATGTACGAGTTCACGCTGTCAGTGACCTTCGTCGGCTCGGTGGCCTGGCTGGCTGTGCTGGGGCGCCGTTCCGGCATCCGGCACCTCGGGTTGTTCGTGACGCTCAGCCTGGTGGTTCTCCTCGGCGCGAACGGGCTGATCGCGTATACCCCGGTGGGCCCGCTGGTGCCGGCGCTCAACTCGTACTGGTTCGTCATTCACATAGCCACGATCATCCTGGCCTCGGGTACCTTTCTGTTGGGAGCGGTCCCGGCCACCCTGTTCCTCATCAAGGCGGGGTACGACCAGGGCAAGCGCCGCTTCCCGTACACGCTGGGCGCGTGGGTGCCGGCCGCCGCGACGCTGGAACGGCTGACCTTCCGACTGCACGCCTTCGCCTTCCCGTTGTTCACCTTCGGCGCCCTGATCGCCGGGCCGCTGTGGGCCGAAGCGTCCTGGGGCCGCTACTGGGGTTGGGACCCCAAGGAGGTCTGGGCGTTCATCTCCTGGATCGTCTACGCGGGCTACCTGCACGCCCGAGCCACCCCGAGCGTCAAGCGGACCACCGCCACCTGGATCGCGTTGATCGGCTTCGCCACCATGCTAATGAGCCTGTTCGGCGTAAACCTGTACTTCGCGGGCCTGCACTCGTACGCCAACGCCGGCTAG
- a CDS encoding response regulator, whose protein sequence is MTDHPIRLLLADDHPVVRAGLRAVLQTEPDLVVVAEAATAEDAITRAAQGDIDVVLMDLQFGKGMGGAEATAQITARPGAPRVLIVTTYDSDADTLPAIAAGASGYLLKDAPPEDLAAAVRTAATGGTTLAPTVADRLMNRLRTPATTLTRRETEVLALVAEGLSNQAIGQRLHLTEGTVKSHLARIYTKLGADSRTAAVATATDLGLIRR, encoded by the coding sequence GTGACCGACCATCCCATCCGGCTGCTGCTGGCCGACGACCACCCCGTGGTGCGCGCCGGGCTGCGTGCGGTCCTACAGACCGAACCCGACCTCGTCGTGGTGGCCGAGGCCGCCACCGCTGAGGACGCGATCACCCGCGCTGCCCAGGGCGACATCGACGTTGTCCTGATGGACCTGCAGTTCGGTAAGGGAATGGGCGGCGCCGAGGCCACCGCCCAGATCACCGCCCGTCCGGGCGCCCCCCGGGTGCTGATCGTCACCACCTACGACTCCGACGCCGACACCCTGCCCGCCATCGCGGCCGGCGCCTCCGGCTACCTCCTCAAAGACGCCCCACCCGAGGACCTGGCCGCCGCCGTGCGCACCGCCGCCACCGGAGGCACCACCCTGGCCCCCACCGTCGCCGACCGCCTCATGAACCGGCTCCGCACCCCCGCCACCACCCTGACCCGGCGCGAGACCGAGGTCCTCGCACTGGTCGCCGAGGGGCTGTCCAACCAGGCCATCGGCCAACGGCTGCACCTGACCGAGGGCACCGTCAAATCCCACCTGGCCCGCATCTACACCAAACTCGGCGCCGACTCCCGCACCGCCGCCGTAGCCACCGCCACCGACCTCGGCCTCATCCGCCGCTGA
- a CDS encoding sensor histidine kinase → MKTTAAALPPATRALTWCLHLLIVALLSLAAGRAVADGRPHAAMTVAVAVACVVVYAAGPALPRVRRFPMAAAVWLAVVGACWLVLLALSADAVWVAFPLYFLQLHLLPRRAGLAAVAATAVTAITAFAVHQGFFSLAMAIGPVLGAAVAVAVVWGYQALYRESEQRRRLIEELTVTRADLARAEHTAGVLAERERLAREIHDTLAQGLSSIQLLLRAAERALPGTPENAAGYVGQARQAAVDNLAEARRFVAALTPPALHDATLPGALERLCATTSARHRITARFHLTGDPAALPTAHEVALLRIAQSALANTVQHAHAATVEVSLSYLGDHVAIDVVDDGTGFDPDQQPASTLDSGGFGLTAMRARMHALDGTLTVESAPGRGTILAAQLPLPAPADSDM, encoded by the coding sequence GTGAAGACCACCGCTGCCGCCCTACCCCCGGCCACCCGGGCTCTGACCTGGTGCCTGCACCTGCTGATCGTCGCGCTGCTCAGCCTGGCCGCAGGCCGGGCCGTGGCCGACGGTCGGCCTCACGCCGCGATGACTGTCGCCGTAGCCGTGGCGTGTGTTGTGGTGTATGCGGCTGGTCCGGCCCTGCCGCGTGTGCGCCGCTTCCCAATGGCAGCTGCGGTGTGGCTGGCTGTCGTCGGCGCCTGCTGGCTGGTGTTGCTAGCGTTGTCCGCCGACGCTGTCTGGGTGGCTTTCCCGCTGTACTTCCTCCAGCTGCACCTGCTGCCCCGCCGCGCGGGCCTGGCCGCAGTCGCCGCGACCGCTGTCACGGCGATCACCGCGTTCGCGGTCCATCAGGGCTTCTTCAGCCTTGCCATGGCGATCGGCCCGGTGCTGGGTGCCGCGGTTGCCGTTGCGGTGGTGTGGGGGTACCAGGCTCTGTACCGCGAAAGCGAACAGCGCCGACGCCTGATCGAGGAACTCACCGTCACCCGGGCTGATTTGGCCCGAGCCGAGCACACTGCTGGGGTGCTGGCCGAACGGGAGCGCCTGGCCCGCGAGATCCACGACACCCTCGCCCAGGGCCTGTCCAGCATTCAGTTGCTGCTGCGCGCCGCCGAACGCGCCCTGCCCGGCACCCCCGAAAACGCGGCCGGCTATGTCGGACAGGCCCGCCAGGCGGCGGTGGACAACCTCGCCGAGGCCCGCCGCTTCGTCGCCGCCCTCACCCCGCCCGCCCTGCACGACGCCACCCTGCCCGGCGCGTTGGAACGCCTGTGCGCCACCACCTCCGCCCGGCACCGCATCACCGCACGCTTCCACCTCACCGGAGATCCGGCTGCGCTGCCGACCGCCCACGAGGTCGCGCTGTTGCGCATCGCCCAGTCCGCTCTCGCCAACACCGTGCAACATGCCCACGCCGCCACCGTCGAGGTCAGCCTCAGCTACCTCGGCGACCACGTGGCCATCGACGTCGTTGACGACGGCACCGGATTCGACCCCGACCAGCAGCCCGCCTCCACCCTTGACAGCGGCGGCTTCGGGCTGACAGCCATGCGAGCCCGGATGCATGCTCTCGACGGCACCCTGACCGTTGAATCCGCCCCCGGCCGCGGCACCATCCTGGCTGCCCAGCTACCCCTGCCCGCGCCCGCCGACAGCGACATGTGA
- a CDS encoding ABC transporter permease: protein MFVAWRDLKFAKGRFALMGIVIVLITLLVGLLSGLTAGLGQQNVSAITGLPADKIAFQAPSGGQEVSYANSTVTEKQWQQWAKTPGVTRAEPLGITTTKATAGNNSTAVSAFGVRPGSKLAPDSNKIDNESAVLSTTAADNLAIKAGDTFTLAGQQLTVAAVRGDASYSHTPVIWTSLDVWQKAAPPTTGGDGETATVIAVNTTAGADTAAADQAAGTRTVSKDDSLSAIGSYTSENGSLQLMRGFLFAISALVIGAFFTVWTIQRSGDVAVLKALGASTANLLKDALGQAVILLTGGTLIGTGIAAGLGALVAGSTVPFLLTPATVLLPAAVIILLGALGAGLSIRRITSVDPLTALGSAR from the coding sequence GTGTTCGTCGCCTGGAGAGATCTGAAGTTCGCCAAGGGGCGCTTCGCCCTGATGGGGATCGTCATCGTGCTCATCACCCTGCTGGTCGGCCTGCTGTCCGGGCTGACCGCCGGGCTGGGCCAGCAGAACGTCTCCGCCATCACCGGCCTGCCCGCCGACAAGATCGCCTTCCAGGCGCCCAGCGGCGGACAGGAGGTGTCATACGCCAACTCAACCGTCACCGAAAAACAGTGGCAGCAATGGGCCAAGACCCCCGGAGTCACCCGCGCCGAACCGCTGGGAATCACCACCACCAAGGCCACCGCCGGCAACAACAGCACCGCGGTCTCCGCCTTCGGCGTCCGGCCAGGCTCGAAACTCGCCCCGGACAGCAACAAGATCGACAACGAGTCGGCGGTGCTGTCCACCACGGCCGCCGACAACCTCGCCATCAAGGCAGGCGACACCTTCACCCTGGCAGGACAGCAGCTGACCGTGGCCGCCGTCCGCGGCGACGCCTCCTACAGCCACACCCCGGTCATCTGGACCAGCCTCGACGTCTGGCAGAAAGCCGCGCCACCCACCACCGGCGGCGACGGCGAGACCGCGACCGTGATCGCCGTGAACACCACCGCAGGCGCCGACACGGCGGCCGCCGACCAGGCCGCGGGCACCAGGACGGTCTCCAAGGACGATTCGCTGTCCGCGATCGGCTCCTACACCTCCGAAAACGGCTCCCTGCAGCTGATGCGCGGCTTCTTGTTCGCCATCTCCGCCCTGGTCATCGGCGCCTTCTTCACCGTCTGGACCATCCAGCGCAGCGGCGACGTCGCCGTCCTCAAAGCCCTCGGCGCCTCCACCGCCAACCTCCTCAAGGACGCACTCGGCCAGGCCGTCATCCTGCTCACCGGCGGCACCCTGATCGGCACCGGCATCGCCGCCGGCCTCGGAGCGCTCGTCGCCGGCAGCACGGTGCCGTTCCTGCTCACCCCCGCCACCGTCCTGCTCCCCGCCGCTGTGATCATCCTCCTCGGCGCCCTCGGGGCCGGCCTGTCCATCCGCCGCATCACCTCCGTCGACCCGCTGACCGCCCTGGGGAGCGCCCGATGA
- a CDS encoding ABC transporter ATP-binding protein, with translation MSLNLTDITLTYPDGESRLTALDHVTLDVPKGSLTAVVGPSGSGKSSLLAVAATLITPDTGTVTIDGIHTTGMSRNELTDLRRHKIGIVFQQPNLLPSLTAAEQLQVMAQIDGRSPAKAHARALDLLDAVGLADQARRRPHQLSGGQRQRVNIARALMNDPTILLVDEPTSALDHERGAAIIDLITRLTHQQATATVLVTHDHTHLTAVDQITEVHDGRLRHLAQC, from the coding sequence ATGAGCCTCAACCTGACCGACATCACCCTCACCTACCCCGACGGCGAGAGCCGCCTGACCGCCCTCGACCACGTCACACTCGACGTCCCCAAAGGCAGCCTCACCGCCGTCGTCGGCCCCTCCGGCTCCGGCAAGTCCAGCCTCCTGGCCGTCGCCGCCACCCTCATCACCCCCGACACCGGCACCGTCACCATCGACGGCATCCACACCACCGGCATGAGCCGCAACGAACTCACCGACCTGCGCCGCCACAAGATCGGCATCGTCTTCCAACAGCCCAACCTGCTGCCCTCCCTGACCGCCGCCGAACAGCTCCAGGTAATGGCCCAGATCGACGGCCGCTCACCGGCTAAGGCCCACGCCCGCGCCCTCGACCTCCTCGACGCAGTCGGCCTGGCCGACCAGGCCCGCCGGCGTCCCCACCAGCTCTCCGGCGGCCAACGCCAACGCGTCAACATCGCCCGCGCCCTGATGAACGACCCCACCATCCTGCTCGTCGACGAACCCACCAGCGCCCTCGACCACGAACGCGGCGCCGCCATCATCGACCTCATCACCCGCCTCACCCACCAGCAGGCCACCGCAACTGTCCTGGTCACCCACGACCACACCCACCTCACCGCCGTCGACCAGATCACCGAAGTCCACGACGGGCGCCTCCGCCACCTCGCCCAGTGCTGA